From a single Dromaius novaehollandiae isolate bDroNov1 chromosome 13, bDroNov1.hap1, whole genome shotgun sequence genomic region:
- the IRX3 gene encoding iroquois-class homeodomain protein IRX-3 isoform X1: MSFPQLGYQYVRPVYPPERPGGGGARGGAELAPSGSLSSVLSSMYGAPYAAAQGYGAFLPYGAELPIFPQLGAQYELKESPGVQHAAFPHHHPAFYPYGQYQFGDPSRPKNATRESTSTLKAWLNEHRKNPYPTKGEKIMLAIITKMTLTQVSTWFANARRRLKKENKMTWAPRSRTDEEGNSYGSDHEGEEDKREDEEEIDLENIDTENMESNKDELEDELQDADLLHSDSKTDSEGSEGFEDLPGSEERYLKAAEGEPHPLHHHHLHHHHHHHHHHKCELPAAAPAAAEPPKPPLPPPPHRLSPSSSASSSPTDGTLGGSVPKPKIWSLAETATSPDNPRKSPGGASPPAAAPQPLPPPPPPHRLVPPCPLGKFPPWTGRAFAAPPHHAAHPLALLGSPHLLGLGAAAAFPRPAEPPPSAEPAGADRSSALEVEKKLIKTAFQPVQRRPQNQLDAAMVLSALSSS, from the exons atGTCGTTCCCGCAGCTGGGCTACCAGTACGTGCGGCCCGTGTACCCGCCcgagcggccgggcggcggcggggcccgcggcggcgccgagctCGCGCCGTCCGGGAGCCTCTCCAGCGTGCTCTCCTCCATGTACGGCGCGCCCtacgccgccgcgcagggctaCGGCGCCTTCCTGCCCTACGGCGCCGAGCTGCCCATCTTCCCGCAGCTG GGCGCCCAGTACGAGCTGAAGGAGAGCCCCGGGGTGCAGCACGCCGCCTTCCCGCACCACCACCCCGCCTTCTACCCCTACGGGCAGTACCAGTTCGGCGACCCGTCGCGGCCCAAGAACGCCACCCGCGAGAGCACCAGCACGCTCAAGGCCTGGCTCAACGAGCACCGCAAGAACCCCTACCCCACCAAGGGCGAGAAGATCATGCTGGCCATCATCACCAAGATGACCCTCACCCAGGTCTCCACCTGGTTCGCCAACGCCCGCCGGCGCCTCAAGAAGGAGAACAAGATGACCTGGGCCCCGCGCAGCAGGACTGACGAGGAGGGCAACTCCTACGGGAGCGACCACGAGGGGgaagaggacaagagggaggacGAGGAGGAGATCGACCTGGAGAACATCGACACCGAGAACATGGAGAGCAACAAGGACGAGCTGGAGGACGAGCTGCAGGACGCCGACCTCCTGCACTCCGACTCCAAGACGGACTCGGAGGGCTCCGAGGGCTTCGAGGACCTGCCCGGCTCCGAGGAGCGCTACCTCAAGGCCGCGGAGGGGGAGCCGCACCCcctgcaccaccaccacctccaccaccaccaccaccaccaccaccaccacaagtgcgagctccccgccgccgccccggccgccgccgagccccccaagccgcccctgccgccgccgccgcaccgcctCTCGCCCTcgtcctccgcctcctcctccccgacGGACGGCACCTTGGGCGGCTCCGTGCCGAAGCCCAAGATCTGGTCGCTGGCGGAGACGGCCACCAGCCCGGACAACCCCCGCAAGTCGCCCGGCGGCGCCTcgcccccggcggccgccccgcagccgctgccgccgccgccgccgccgcacagACTGGTGCCCCCCTGCCCGCTGGGCAAGTTCCCCCCCTGGACCggccgcgccttcgcggcgcccCCCCACCACGCCGCGCACCCGCTGGCGCTGCTCGGCTCGCCGCAcctcctggggctgggggccgccgccgccttcccgcggcccgcggagccgccgccgagcGCGGAGCCCGCCGGAGCAG atCGATCTAGTGCCTTGGAAGTAGAGAAAAAGTTAATAAAGACAGCTTTCCAGCCAGTTCAGAGGCG GCCCCAGAACCAACTTGATGCAGCTATGGTTCTATCAGCGTTGTCATCATCATAG
- the IRX3 gene encoding iroquois-class homeodomain protein IRX-3 isoform X2 translates to MSFPQLGYQYVRPVYPPERPGGGGARGGAELAPSGSLSSVLSSMYGAPYAAAQGYGAFLPYGAELPIFPQLGAQYELKESPGVQHAAFPHHHPAFYPYGQYQFGDPSRPKNATRESTSTLKAWLNEHRKNPYPTKGEKIMLAIITKMTLTQVSTWFANARRRLKKENKMTWAPRSRTDEEGNSYGSDHEGEEDKREDEEEIDLENIDTENMESNKDELEDELQDADLLHSDSKTDSEGSEGFEDLPGSEERYLKAAEGEPHPLHHHHLHHHHHHHHHHKCELPAAAPAAAEPPKPPLPPPPHRLSPSSSASSSPTDGTLGGSVPKPKIWSLAETATSPDNPRKSPGGASPPAAAPQPLPPPPPPHRLVPPCPLGKFPPWTGRAFAAPPHHAAHPLALLGSPHLLGLGAAAAFPRPAEPPPSAEPAGAGPRTNLMQLWFYQRCHHHS, encoded by the exons atGTCGTTCCCGCAGCTGGGCTACCAGTACGTGCGGCCCGTGTACCCGCCcgagcggccgggcggcggcggggcccgcggcggcgccgagctCGCGCCGTCCGGGAGCCTCTCCAGCGTGCTCTCCTCCATGTACGGCGCGCCCtacgccgccgcgcagggctaCGGCGCCTTCCTGCCCTACGGCGCCGAGCTGCCCATCTTCCCGCAGCTG GGCGCCCAGTACGAGCTGAAGGAGAGCCCCGGGGTGCAGCACGCCGCCTTCCCGCACCACCACCCCGCCTTCTACCCCTACGGGCAGTACCAGTTCGGCGACCCGTCGCGGCCCAAGAACGCCACCCGCGAGAGCACCAGCACGCTCAAGGCCTGGCTCAACGAGCACCGCAAGAACCCCTACCCCACCAAGGGCGAGAAGATCATGCTGGCCATCATCACCAAGATGACCCTCACCCAGGTCTCCACCTGGTTCGCCAACGCCCGCCGGCGCCTCAAGAAGGAGAACAAGATGACCTGGGCCCCGCGCAGCAGGACTGACGAGGAGGGCAACTCCTACGGGAGCGACCACGAGGGGgaagaggacaagagggaggacGAGGAGGAGATCGACCTGGAGAACATCGACACCGAGAACATGGAGAGCAACAAGGACGAGCTGGAGGACGAGCTGCAGGACGCCGACCTCCTGCACTCCGACTCCAAGACGGACTCGGAGGGCTCCGAGGGCTTCGAGGACCTGCCCGGCTCCGAGGAGCGCTACCTCAAGGCCGCGGAGGGGGAGCCGCACCCcctgcaccaccaccacctccaccaccaccaccaccaccaccaccaccacaagtgcgagctccccgccgccgccccggccgccgccgagccccccaagccgcccctgccgccgccgccgcaccgcctCTCGCCCTcgtcctccgcctcctcctccccgacGGACGGCACCTTGGGCGGCTCCGTGCCGAAGCCCAAGATCTGGTCGCTGGCGGAGACGGCCACCAGCCCGGACAACCCCCGCAAGTCGCCCGGCGGCGCCTcgcccccggcggccgccccgcagccgctgccgccgccgccgccgccgcacagACTGGTGCCCCCCTGCCCGCTGGGCAAGTTCCCCCCCTGGACCggccgcgccttcgcggcgcccCCCCACCACGCCGCGCACCCGCTGGCGCTGCTCGGCTCGCCGCAcctcctggggctgggggccgccgccgccttcccgcggcccgcggagccgccgccgagcGCGGAGCCCGCCGGAGCAG GCCCCAGAACCAACTTGATGCAGCTATGGTTCTATCAGCGTTGTCATCATCATAGTTAa